One part of the Glycine soja cultivar W05 chromosome 11, ASM419377v2, whole genome shotgun sequence genome encodes these proteins:
- the LOC114377328 gene encoding uncharacterized protein LOC114377328, which produces MTQKILLRSPPVTRRRERRRVGEVAGNATAECAAVCCCVPLTVMDMVVLATYKLPAGLLKKAMHKRKGRLLQKRKKKTEALLDHGPVKADNSGHGLGLGLGSTLEEHLAKEVAEEKLEASRLEDEMWAQFNGTGFWRSASQRHHQQQTDGESCQELQ; this is translated from the coding sequence ATGACGCAGAAGATCCTTCTGCGCTCTCCGCCGGTCACCCGCCGCAGGGAGAGGCGGCGCGTGGGGGAGGTTGCCGGCAACGCGACGGCGGAGTGCGCGGCGGTGTGCTGCTGCGTGCCCTTAACCGTCATGGACATGGTCGTGCTGGCCACCTACAAGCTCCCCGCGGGCCTTCTCAAGAAGGCCATGCACAAGCGCAAGGGACGCCTTCtgcagaaaaggaagaagaaaaccgAGGCGCTCTTGGATCACGGGCCTGTCAAGGCCGATAATTCTGGGCATGggcttgggcttgggcttgggtCCACACTTGAAGAGCACCTGGCGAAGGAGGTCGCGGAGGAGAAGTTGGAGGCGTCGAGGTTGGAAGACGAGATGTGGGCCCAGTTCAACGGGACCGGGTTCTGGAGAAGCGCTTCTCAGCGCCACCACCAACAACAAACTGATGGGGAATCATGCCAAGAACTCCAATGA
- the LOC114377326 gene encoding kinesin-like protein KIN-12E — protein MPFLSEAASAIKSRFGFHDHPSESLSLVQNTPDLFKSAVKDTLSQSSIVRNLSDWDDETVVGPSSAAVSSSQSFEFAEDPSFWKDHNVQVIIRMRPLSNSEISVQGYGKCVRQESGQAITWTGHPESRFTFDLVADENVSQENLFKVAGLPMVENCMGGYNSCMFAYGQTGSGKTHTMLGDIEGGTRRHSVNCGMTPRIFEHLFTRIQKEKEARRDEKIKFTCKCSFLEIYNEQILDLLDPSSNNLQIREDSKKGVYVENLTETEVTYAREVIQLLIQGAANRKVAATNMNRASSRSHSVFTCIIESQWESQGVTHFRYARLNLVDLAGSERQKSSGAEGERLKEATNINKSLSTLGLVIMNLVSISNGKSQHVPYRDSKLTFLLQDSLGGNSKTIIIANISPSICCSLETLSTLKFAQRAKFIKNNAIVNEDASGDVIAMRIQIQQLKKEVSRLRGLVGGGEIQDNDISVVSFPGSPGSFKWEGVQGSFSPLTSIKRISQKKDYDVALVGAFRRAKDKEMELQALRDEIEASMKLVKQREDEIQSLKMRLRFREAGIKRLETVASEKISAETHLLKEKEEHLKEIEVLRAQVDRNNEATRFAMENLQLKEEIRRLKSFCMEGEREQMNEQIMVLENKLLEALDWKFMHETDLKINSDSMMEDVHNDGNLISKQESSPKSHWQSLLREENEFLKIQAIQNQAEMDTIRKKLEVCLEEKEKLKRHVDDLMEKFEQEKCRTINEGKEQMDLPSTTDMPVINSNDQLELKAMVDAIASASQREAEAHETAIMLAKENDELKMKLKALIEDNSKLIELYEQAAAEKNNRNVNKGEGAQEIGSEIDNGCYSLETTKEETELKGVVENLQHQLMEMNEENEKLLSLYERAMQEKDEIKRTLACFGHERVETKGDMDCPEKLVEVDGGERDSRVQTVSQEVQGRDESKCESSTSGSDVDFECDAHEQEHLLKDDNEADILVNSEKKYEVSDLSEAELSEELNCATKKLERVDERISDAVKTIASLGCAEKAMVQVDELSREIEVTEHDIQVKRRQFESLKLQFSEAQERRTIVNKKFSALKYSLSNFSSTFSYFEQREARARAVVNDLTSHLAQNKGELAALQASKQGLENAQKRNQECEVEIMKNVASIKSKLEEENRKCEGEKVLFAVENTQNIDSALKILHRSCKATELLKLEEDKTKLQAEMKLSQEKLGVIRKELGNLKKKEANVESQIQAVQLEVKKLLRNTEEKELALQRVMKEKEMLLEFRDNGMLEIEHMIIELQQYVFDYELKEAEINILGEELQIDLIRAEELQTARVIAANNKNNVLSSISYSGMFGKLKEEMQNLRASILETKLLLEGISHAN, from the exons ATGCCGTTCCTATCGGAGGCTGCGAGTGCGATTAAGAGCAGGTTCGGGTTCCACGACCATCCCTCCGAATCGCTTTCGCTGGTTCAGAACACTCCGGATCTTTTCAAATCCGCCGTCAAAGACACTCTGTCGCAAAGCTCCATTGTCCGAAACCTAAGCGATTGGGACGATGAAACTGTGGTTGGACCAAGTAGCGCCGCCGTTTCCTCTTCTCAGAGCTTTGAATTCGCCGAGGACCCTTCCTTCTGGAAAGATCACAATGTACAG GTTATAATTAGAATGCGTCCTCTTAGCAACTCCGAAATATCGGTGCAAGGGTATGGAAAATGCGTTAGGCAAGAGAGTGGTCAGGCGATTACTTGGACTGGGCATCCCGAGTCGCGGTTTACTTTTGATCTTGTAGCTGACGAGAATGTTAGCCAG GAGAATCTCTTTAAAGTAGCTGGTTTGCCAATGGTAGAAAATTGCATGGGAGGCTACAACAGCTGCATGTTTGCTTATGGTCAA ACTGGAAGTGGGAAGACACACACCATGCTTGGTGACATTGAGGGGGGAACTAGAAGACACAGTGTCAACTGTGGGATGACACCAAGAATTTTTGAGCACTTATTTACTAGAATTCAAAAG GAAAAAGAGGCTCgaagagatgaaaagataaaatttacatGCAAATGCTCTTTCTTGGAGATATACAATGAACAGATCCTTGATCTTTTGGACCCATCATCTAACAATCTGCAG ATAAGAGAAGACAGTAAGAAAGGAGTTTATGTGGAAAATCTTACGGAAACAGAAGTTACTTATGCTCGAGAAGTCATTCAATTACTTATTCAG GGAGCTGCGAACAGAAAGGTAGCTGCCACTAACATGAATCGTGCTAGCAGTCGTTCTCATAGTGTATTTACTTGCATCATTGAGAGTCAG TGGGAGTCTCAAGGAGTGACTCACTTTCGGTATGCTCGACTTAATCTTGTTGATTTGGCTGGATCTGAGAG ACAGAAGAGTTCTGGTGCTGAAGGGGAACGCCTCAAGGAAGCCACTAATATCAACAAATCTCTTTCAACTTTAGG GCTGGTGATTATGAACCTAGTAAGCATATCTAATGGGAAGTCGCAACATGTTCCATACCGTGATTCAAAGCTTACATTTTTACTTCAG GACTCTCTTGGAGGGAATTCAAAAACAATCATAATTGCAAATATAAGCCCCTCCATTTG TTGTTCACTTGAAACATTAAGCACATTGAAGTTTGCACAACGCGCCAAATTTATTAAGAACAAT GCAATTGTAAATGAGGATGCGTCCGGAGATGTCATTGCCATGAGAATTCAAATTCAACAACTTAAG AAAGAAGTATCCCGTTTGCGTGGTCTAGTTGGTGGAGGAGAAATTCAGGATAATGACATTTCAGTAGTCAGCTTCCCTGGTTCTCCTGGATCCTTCAAGTGGGAGGGTGTGCAAGGATCATTCAGTCCATTAACCTCTATTAAAAGGATATCTCAG AAAAAAGACTATGACGTTGCCCTTGTTGGGGCCTTTAGAAGGGCAAAAGACAAAGAGATGGAATTGCAAGCACTAAGAGATGAAATTGAAGCGTCCATGAAGCTg GTGAAACAAAGAGAAGATGAGATTCAGAGTTTGAAGATGAGACTACGTTTTCGAGAAGCTGGAATAAAAAGATTAGAAACAGTTGCTTCTGAGAAGATCTCAGCTGAGACACACTtgctaaaagaaaaagaggagcACTTGAAGGAAATTGAGGTCTTGCGGGCCCAGGTGGATCGGAATAATGAAGCAACTAGATTTGCTATGGAAAATTTGCAGCTAAAAGAAGAAATTAGAAG GTTAAAGTCATTTTGTATGGAAGGTGAACGAGAACAGATGAATGAACAAATCATGGTATTGGAAAACAAG TTGTTGGAAGCACTAGATTGGAAATTTATGCATGAAACAGATCTG aaaataaactctGATTCAATGATGGAAGATGTACATAATGATGGTAATCTCATCTCCAAACAG gAGTCAAGTCCAAAATCACATTGGCAGTCTTTGCTGAGGGAGGAAAATGAGTTTCTCAAGATTCAG GCTATACAAAACCAGGCAGAAATGGATACAATTCGCAAAAAGCTAGAGGTTTGccttgaagagaaagaaaaattaaaaag GCATGTTGATGATTTGATGGAAAAATTTGAACAAGAGAAATGCCGAACAATTAATGAAGGAAAGGAGCAAATGGATCTTCCATCAACAACTGATATGCCTGTCATTAACAGCAATGACCAACTTGAATTGAAAGCAATGGTTGATGCTATAGCTTCTGCTAGTCAAAGAGAAGCAGAGGCTCACGAGACAGCAATTATGCTGGCAAAGGAGAATGATGAACTCAAGATGAAGCTTAAAGCCTTGATTGAGGATAATAGTAAACTAATTGAATTGTATGAACAAGCTGCTGCtgagaaaaataatagaaatgttAATAAAGGGGAGGGTGCTCAAGAAATTGGTTCTGAGATTGACAATGGTTGCTATTCTCTTGAAACAACAAAAGAGGAGACTGAGTTGAAAGGAGTGGTTGAGAATCTCCAGCATCAGTTAATGgaaatgaatgaagaaaatgaaaagctgTTGAGTTTGTATGAAAGAGCCATGCAGGAGAAGgatgaaataaaaagaactcTTGCATGTTTTGGACATGAAAGAGTTGAAACCAAAGGAGATATGGACTGCCCAGAGAAGCTTGTTGAAGTTGATGGTGGGGAAAGAGACTCGAGAGTACAAACTGTCTCTCAGGAAGTGCAGGGTAGAGATGAAAGTAAATGTGAATCTTCTACATCTGGATCTGATGTGGACTTCGAGTGTGATGCTCATGAACAGGAACATCTTTTAAAGGATGACAATGAGGCTGATATACTGGTCAACTCTGAGAAGAAATATGAGGTATCTGATCTCAGCGAAGCAGAGTTATCAGAGGAATTAAATTGTGCTACGAAGAAGCTTGAAAGAGTTGATGAACGTATCTCAGATGCAGTCAAGACTATAGCTTCACTTGGTTGTGCTGAAAAGGCAATGGTCCAGGTTGATGAGCTCTCTAGAGAAATTGAGGTCACAGAACATGATATTCAGGTCAAGCGTCGGCAGTTTGAATCCTTGAAACTTCAGTTTTCTGAAGCACAGGAAAGAAGAACAATAGTCAATAAAAAGTTCTCTGCACTCAAATATTCATTATCAAACTTCTCCTCAACATTTTCTTACTTTGAGCAACGGGAAGCAAGGGCAAGAGCAGTAGTGAACGACTTGACATCTCATCTTGCCCAAAACAAAGGTGAATTGGCTGCTCTTCAAGCTTCCAAACAGGGACTGGAGAATGCTCAAAAGAGGAACCAAGAATGTGAAgttgaaataatgaaaaatgttgcatccatcaaatcaaaattggagGAGGAGAATCGCAAGTGCGAAGGTGAGAAGGTTCTATTTGCAGTTGAAAACACACAGAATATTGATTCCGCATTGAAAATTTTGCATCGTAGTTGTAAAGCCACTGAGTTACTTAAGTTAGAGGAAGATAAAACAAAACTGCAAGCAGAGATGAAGCTTTCTCAAGAAAAACTTGGTGTTATAAGAAAGGAACTGGGGAATCTAAAGAAGAAGGAGGCAAATGTAGAGAGCCAGATACAAGCTGTTCAACTGGAAGTAAAGAAACTTTTGAGGAACACAGAGGAGAAGGAGCTTGCACTTCAGCGTGTgatgaaagagaaagagatgcTCTTGGAGTTTAGAGATAATGGTATGTTGGAAATAGAGCATATGATCATTGAACTCCAGCAATATGTATTTGACTATGAGCTAAAGGAGGCTGAAATAAACATTCTTGGAGAAGAATTGCAAATAGATTTGATAAGAGCCGAAGAGTTACAAACAGCCAGGGTCATTGCTgccaacaacaagaacaatgtcctttcttctatttcttattCTGGCATGTTTGGGAAGCTGAAGGAGGAGATGCAAAATCTGCGGGCATCAATTCTCGAAACAAAATTGTTGCTGGAAGGCATTTCCCATGCCAACTAA